The genomic interval GCGGAGCGGCGCGGCACGTCGGGCACGAATAGGAACAGCGGCAGCACGAAGACGACGTACCAAACCGCCGACAGCGGCCCGGACGCCCGGTCGCCCTCGCGCAGCGCCGCATCGAGGCCGAAGGCCGGGGCGAGGCCGATCAGCGTCCTGCCGGTCGCCGGGTTGGCGGCCAGGAAGCCGAGCACGGCGACGAGGCTGACCAGGCCGCCGAGATAGCCGAGCGCCCAGCCGCTGCCCGACAGCCGGCCGAGCCGGTTGCGCGGCACCAGGTCCGGCATCATGGCGTTGGTGAACACGGTGGCGAACTCGACCGACAGCGTCGCCACGGCGAAGGCGGCGAGCGCCAGGACAATGGCGCCGTCGCTCCCCGGCGCGGCGAACCAGAGCGCGGCGCAGGCCAGAACGAAGGGCACGGAGAACGCCAGGATCCAGGGCTTGCGCCGGCCGGTCGCGTCGGCAATGGCGCCGAGCACCGGTGCCAGCACGGCGATGGCGAGGCCTGCGGCCGCGCTTGCATAGCCCCACAGCGCCTGGCCCTGCGCCGGCGTCGCCGCCAGCGCCGAGGCAAAATAGGGCGCGAAGACGAAGGTCGTCACCAGCGTGAAGAAGGGCTGCGCCGCCCAGTCGAAGAACAGCCACGACCACACGGCGAGGCGCCCGGCGCCCTCCCTCAGGGGGCCGATGGACGGGTCGGGGCGGGGAACGGACGTGCCTATCGGGCGACCTCCGCAAGCAGGCCCGCGGCGACGGCGAACTTGGACACGCTGAGCGCGCCTTCCAGGATCTCGCCGACGGTGCGGGTGGTGCGGGCGACCTCGCCCTCGCGGCTGGCCAGCCAGCGGGCGAAACCGCCGGCGCGGATCGCCTGGCCGGTGAGCTGGCGATGCGCGGCGGCCAGCATCGCGCGGGCGCGGTCGAGCGCCAGTCCGTCGTAGTAGTCGGCGATGACCAGGTCGCGCGCCAGCGCATCCATGGCGCCGATGCGGAAGTGCGCCGCGACCTCGAAGAAGCTGCGCGCGGCGGTCTCCAGCTCCGCCCCGGTATCCTCGGCGACCAGCACGATGTCGGGCACGGTCGCCTCGACCGGCAGCCAGGCGAGGCGGCGGGCGAGCGCCTTGGGCACGCCTTCGGCCTCGTGGCGTGCTGCGACCGCATTCAGCGCCCCGGCCTCGGCCGGCGTCACCGCCGCTTCCAGCTTCGGTGCCAGCGCCTCGATGCCGGTGCGGAACCGCTCGACCACCGCGGCGATGCCGTCCTGGAACGACACGTGGCGCTTGAACCAGACGATCTGGTCGAGGAACAACTCCTGGACGGCGCCGTAGAGTTCGAGCTGCAGCGCGCCGTCGACAC from Polymorphum gilvum SL003B-26A1 carries:
- a CDS encoding MFS transporter translates to MGTSVPRPDPSIGPLREGAGRLAVWSWLFFDWAAQPFFTLVTTFVFAPYFASALAATPAQGQALWGYASAAAGLAIAVLAPVLGAIADATGRRKPWILAFSVPFVLACAALWFAAPGSDGAIVLALAAFAVATLSVEFATVFTNAMMPDLVPRNRLGRLSGSGWALGYLGGLVSLVAVLGFLAANPATGRTLIGLAPAFGLDAALREGDRASGPLSAVWYVVFVLPLFLFVPDVPRRSALLPAVRAGLTRLARTAAEARRHRPVLLFLLANMIYKDGLVALFAFGGIYAAGQLGWGTIEIGSFGVLLTITGTAGAFLGGRLDDALGPRPVVIGALALLILCGLGLVSIDRDTVLFVVDVAPSAAPGLTGSTAEILFLLLGGLIGAVAGPLQSASRTLLIHLAPEGQTTQFFGLFALSGKLTSFLAPLTVGLVTAATASQAAGMSVILAFFLAGGALLLRVPRQA